In Halostagnicola larsenii XH-48, the sequence GGCGACCGACTCGCGCTCGTTCCGGCCATCGAACCGGACTGGGCGATCGTACACGCCCAGCGGGCCAGTCCCGCGGGCGACGCGCATCTCTGGGGGAACACGGGCATTACCGAACCCGCGATCGGTGCCGCGGATAACGTCCTCGTGACCGCAGAAGAGATCGTTTCTCCCGAGGTAATCAAGAGCGATCCGAGCAGAGTTGCGATCACTCGAGACGCGGTGACGGCGGTCGCGGAGTGTCCCTTCGGCGCGCACCCCTCGCCCGTGGCGGGCTATTACAACCGGGACAACGAGTACTACCTCGAGTACAGCGGGCAGACGAAAACCCAGGCGGCGTTCGAGGAATGGGCCGAGAAGTGGGTCTACGGCGTCACAGACCGGGCCGAGTACGAGACGCTCGTCGAACGGGAGCTGGGGATCACCGATCCCACAATCGCCGCGGAGGTGCAGTATGGCCAGTGAGGAGTACACGGATCGGGAACTGATGGTCAGCGCGGCCGCGAGCGAGATCGACGACGGCGACACCGCGTTCGTCGGCATGCGGCTGCCGCTGATCGCGTTCCAGGTCGCGGTGAGCACCCACGCTCCGAACTCGATGGCGGTCTACGAAAGCGGCGTCGTGCGAGATTCTCCTGCCGAGGGGTTCATCCACACCATGTGTGATCTCCCGAACCTGAATCGTGCGGTGTCGACGACTGGGATGATCGATATCATGTCCCGCCTCCAGCGCGGTGACGTCGACGTCGGTTTTCTGGGCGGTGCGGAGATCGACCGCTACGGCAATCTGAACACGACGTGGGTTCGGGGCGGCGAGCAGGAGATTCGACTCCCCGGAAGCGGCGGTGCCTGTGACATCGCCTGTCTGGCCGATCGGACCGTGTTGCTCATGCCCCACGAACCGCGTCGGTTCGTCGAGTCGGTCCACTACGTCACCAGTCCCGGCCACTCGAGCGACGGGCCCGGGCGGAATACCCATCCGGATTCGGGCGGCGGACCGAGCGCGCTCGTCACCTCGAAGGCGACGTTCGGCTTCGACGACGATGGCGAACTCTACCTCCGAAGCCTCCACCCGGGTGCGGACGAAGCGTCTGTCCTCGAGGACTTCCCGTGGGAGGTACAGACGGCATCGGATGTCGGCGAGGGCTCCGTGACCACGACGCCCGAACCGACGGGCGAAGAACTCGAACTGATCCGGACGTTCGATCCGGACGGGTTCTGGACCTGATCGAACCCCTCGTTTCTCTCATCCGATATCATACATTCCAACCAGTCTCTCGAGAGAAAAACCGTTAGGTATATCATTTTAAGCTATGATGAACTACTCGTACATGCAGCAAACCGTTGCAGCGGAGTTTCTACCAGACGAGGAGAACGCTCCGGACTACATCTATCCGGTACCGGAGGCACACTACCCTCAACAGCTGAACGTGGTCGACGAACTGGTCGACCGTCACGTTCGGGAGGGACGCGGGGACAACGTCGCCGTGCGCTTCGAGGACCAGGAGATCACCTACGAGGAGTTACAGTCGCGGGTCAACCGACTGGGAAATGCGCTTCGTGATTCCGGCGTCGAAGCCGGCGACCGCGTCGTCGTCCGATTCCCGAACCGGCCGGAGGCCATTGTCTCCTGCCTCGCAACCCAGAAGATTGGTGCCGTCGCGCTACCGTCGATGAAACTGCTTCGGGCGAAGGAACTCGAGTACATCATCAACAACGCCGAAGCCACGACGGTTATCGTCTACGACGACCTCCTGGGAGAAGTCGAGAACGCGCTTCCCGAGCTAGAAACCGTCGAGAACGTCGTCGTTGCCGAGCGAAACGGCGTCGATCACAACTACCGAAGCTACGACGACTTACTCGATGGGGCGAGCGCGGACCTCGAGGCCTACGAAACGGACCGCGACGATCTAGCGTTGATGCTCTACACGAGCGGCACCACGGGGCGACCGAAGGGGGCGGTCCACACCCACAGACACGTGCTGGCGACGGCGGATTCGTACGCGCGATACTGCCTCGAACCGACGGAAGACGACGTCTTCGGCGGCAACCCTCCGCTTCCGTTCGCCTACGGCTACGGCGACCTCGTTACGTTCCCCCTCCGGTTCGGCGCAACTACGAGCCTGGTCGAGGACGCCTCGCCCGGCGACCTCCTCGAGGCGGTCGAGGACCACGGGATTTCCGTGCTCTGTTCGATTCCGACGGGCTTCAATCAAATCCTCTCGCAGCATCCCGACGGGCCGGCGGAGTACGACATCTCGTCACTCCGGGTCGGGCTCAGCGCGGGGGAGCCGCTGACCCCGACGACCTTCGAGAGTTTTCGGGACGAGTACGGGATCCCGCTTCTGGACGGCATCGGAACGACGGAGATGCTCCATATCTTCATCAGTCACCGCCACGACGAGGAGATCGATCCCAGCGCGACCGGCTTTCCGGTGCCCGGATACGAGTGCAAGATCGTCGATCCCGACACGGGGGAGGACGTCCCTCGCGGCGAACCGGGACTGCTCGCGGTCCGGGGTCCGACGGGAATCGAGTACTGGGATCGCCCGGAAAAACAACTCGAGTCGGTCGACGACGGCTGGTCGATCCCGGGCGATATCTTCGTCCACCGCGAGGACGGCCGGCTGGAGTACAAATCCCGCAGCGACGACCTCATCATCTCGAGCGGGTACAACATTCCCGGCCCCGAAGTCGAGGCGGTCGTCGAGGAACACGACGCCGTCTCGGAGGTCGCCGTCATCGGCAGCCCCCACGATGAGCGCGGCGAGATCGTCAAAGCGTTCGTCGTATTGACCGATGACACGTCGGTATACGACGGCCTCGTCGACGAGATACAGAACCACGTCAAGAATACGCTCGCACCGTACAAGTATCCGCGAGCCGTCGAGTTCATGGAAACGCTCCCGCGCACGGAAACCGGGAAGATTCGCCGGACAGAACTTCGAGAGCACGAACGATAGTAACCGTAACAGCGAGAGTCGTCGATCCGCCGAATCTACTCGAGCTAGTCAGGAGCTTCGACGCCGCTCCGGAACGCGATTCGTGATCGAACCATCCGCGTGATCTGTTCCGGGAACCGATCCGCCTCGAGCCTGCTTCTCCCGCCGAATCGGCGGTGACCGCTCTCCCAGCAAACCGATGAAAACACGCTGTTGTTGTGGTGGCCGCTGGTCGAGCGCTTCGGCGGGAGTCGGTGTTCGGTTTGTTGTGCAGGTCGACTTCCAAACCCCGTAGTGCGGTTCCGGGTGCCGCGGTGCTGTTGGCGTTCGGTAGGACGACGATTGGTGATCGAGCACGATGACCGATTAGTACTTCGAGCACCGATGAACCGATCAGCAAACGGACACCAGCGCGTCCGCTGTTCGATACGGTTCTTGACTTCGCCCGATCTCACGCTGAACGGGACTTTCAGAGCGTGTCGTCGGGACCGCTCGTCGTGTTCGCATCCCGTATACGGGCAGTGTATACCGGTAATATCGCTTCGAATGCCGTACAGTGGTGCTCTGGGGCCACTCTCATGGTATATGGTTGCATGTAACGGTTTGGATCTCACCTGTTGTCTCAACCAACGAGAACAATATTACGAAAGTACGCCTGTAAATGACTTTGCGACTCCCTCGACGGATCGGTCGGCAGCCCTGTGATGGGCCTATATCGGCGGCGTGGAGCATCCTCCCTCTAGACGAACGCTGTATACGAGATACGTATACGGTCCGTGTCCTGGTCCGGTTTCGGCCGCGAGGTGGTGATCTGACGCTAACAGGGTTCGGCTATTTTCGCTCGTGAGGACGACTCTCTGGTGCGACTCGCCTGCTGGACTCGAGCGACTAGC encodes:
- a CDS encoding CoA transferase subunit A, whose product is MTGDVATLEEAVSRIDSGSSIATGLALEHSIPFAAGHELLRQGIDDLTLIGPISDLLFDQLIGGGAVAGVRAAWAGNVSAGTGYRFREAIETGAITVEDHSNFSIALALQAGAMGVPYLPTKSLLGSDIFERSDLFREGTDPFGGDRLALVPAIEPDWAIVHAQRASPAGDAHLWGNTGITEPAIGAADNVLVTAEEIVSPEVIKSDPSRVAITRDAVTAVAECPFGAHPSPVAGYYNRDNEYYLEYSGQTKTQAAFEEWAEKWVYGVTDRAEYETLVERELGITDPTIAAEVQYGQ
- a CDS encoding acyl-CoA synthetase; this encodes MMNYSYMQQTVAAEFLPDEENAPDYIYPVPEAHYPQQLNVVDELVDRHVREGRGDNVAVRFEDQEITYEELQSRVNRLGNALRDSGVEAGDRVVVRFPNRPEAIVSCLATQKIGAVALPSMKLLRAKELEYIINNAEATTVIVYDDLLGEVENALPELETVENVVVAERNGVDHNYRSYDDLLDGASADLEAYETDRDDLALMLYTSGTTGRPKGAVHTHRHVLATADSYARYCLEPTEDDVFGGNPPLPFAYGYGDLVTFPLRFGATTSLVEDASPGDLLEAVEDHGISVLCSIPTGFNQILSQHPDGPAEYDISSLRVGLSAGEPLTPTTFESFRDEYGIPLLDGIGTTEMLHIFISHRHDEEIDPSATGFPVPGYECKIVDPDTGEDVPRGEPGLLAVRGPTGIEYWDRPEKQLESVDDGWSIPGDIFVHREDGRLEYKSRSDDLIISSGYNIPGPEVEAVVEEHDAVSEVAVIGSPHDERGEIVKAFVVLTDDTSVYDGLVDEIQNHVKNTLAPYKYPRAVEFMETLPRTETGKIRRTELREHER
- a CDS encoding CoA-transferase subunit beta gives rise to the protein MASEEYTDRELMVSAAASEIDDGDTAFVGMRLPLIAFQVAVSTHAPNSMAVYESGVVRDSPAEGFIHTMCDLPNLNRAVSTTGMIDIMSRLQRGDVDVGFLGGAEIDRYGNLNTTWVRGGEQEIRLPGSGGACDIACLADRTVLLMPHEPRRFVESVHYVTSPGHSSDGPGRNTHPDSGGGPSALVTSKATFGFDDDGELYLRSLHPGADEASVLEDFPWEVQTASDVGEGSVTTTPEPTGEELELIRTFDPDGFWT